One genomic window of Elaeis guineensis isolate ETL-2024a chromosome 2, EG11, whole genome shotgun sequence includes the following:
- the LOC105033214 gene encoding uncharacterized protein, whose protein sequence is MAGGFRVLHLVRPFLAILPEVESANRNVPFREKMIYTVISLFIFLVCSQLPLYGIHSTTGADPFYWMRVILASNRGTVMELGITPIVTSGLVMQLLVGSKIIEVDNSVREDRALLNGAQKLLGILIAIGEAVAYVLSGMYGSVSQLGAGNAILIILQLFFAGIIVICLDELLQKGYGLGSGISLFIATNICENIIWKAFSPTTINSGRGAEFEGAVIALFHLLITRTDKVRALREAFYRQNLPNVTNLLATVLVFLIVIYFQGFRVVLPVRSKNARGQQGSYPIKLFYTSNMPIILQSALVSNLYFISQLLYRRFSGNFFVNLLGKWKESEYSGGQFIPVGGLAYYITAPSSLADLAANPFHALFYIVFMLSACALFSKTWIEVSGSSARDVAKQLKEQQMVMPGHRESNLQKELNRYIPTAAAFGGMCIGALTVLADFMGAIGSGTGILLAVTIIYQYFETFEKERATELGFFGL, encoded by the exons ATGGCCGGAGGGTTCAGAGTGCTGCATCTTGTCAGGCCATTCCTGGCAATCTTGCCAGAAGTTGAAAGTGCAAACAGGAATGTTCCTTTTCGCGAGAAAATGATCTACACTGTGATATCTCTCTTTATCTTTCTTGTCTGCAGCCAGCTCCCTCTATATGGGATTCACTCAACAACTGGTGCTGATCCCTTTTATTGGATGCGTGTCATCCTCGCATCAAATCGTGGAACTGTTATGGAGCTGGGGATCACTCCTATTGTGACTTCAGGACTGGTGATGCAGCTCTTGGTTGGGTCAAAGATCATTGAAGTCGACAACAGTGTGAGAGAGGACCGTGCTCTGTT AAATGGCGCTCAGAAATTACTGGGCATCCTGATCGCAATTGGAGAGGCAGTTGCTTATGTTTTATCTGGGATGTATGGCAGTGTCAGCCAACTTGGTGCTGGAAATGCTATTCTTATAATTCTTCAACTGTTTTTTGCTGGTATCATTGTGATCTGCTTAGATGAGCTTCTTCAGAAAGGATATGGTCTTGGATCTGGCATTTCGCTATTCATTGCCACCAATATTTG tgaaAATATCATTTGGAAGGCATTTAGCCCCACTACCATCAATTCTGGCCGAGGTGCTGAATTTGAAGGTGCTGTTATTGCCTTGTTCCATTTACTGATAACTCGGACAGACAAGGTCCGTGCTCTCCGTGAGGCATTTTACCGTCAAAATCTTCCAAATGTGACAAATCTGCTTGCTACAGTTTTGGTTTTTCTCATTGTCATCTATTTTCAAGGGTTTCGAGTTGTTCTACCTGTTAGATCAAAGAATGCCCGAGGTCAACAAGGATCCTACCCCATCAAGTTATTCTACACCTCTAACATGCCGATCATTTTACAATCTGCACTTGTTTCTAACCTTTACTTTATTTCCCAG CTGCTCTACAGGAGGTTCAGTGGAAACTTCTTTGTGAATCTGTTGGGCAAGTGGAAGGAATCTGAATATTCTGGTGGTCAATTCATACCTGTTGGTGGTCTTGCTTACTACATTACAGCACCATCTAG CCTGGCAGACCTGGCTGCCAATCCATTCCATGCGCTCTTCTATATTGTTTTTATGTTGTCGGCTTGTGCACTTTTCTCGAAGACTTGGATAGAAGTTTCTGGCTCATCGGCAAGAGATGTAGCGAAGCAACTTAAG GAACAACAAATGGTGATGCCAGGTCACCGTGAGTCCAACCTCCAAAAGGAGTTGAATCGGTATATTCCCACGGCAGCAGCCTTTGGGGGGATGTGCATTGGTGCTCTGACAGTGCTCGCTGATTTCATGGGTGCAATTGGTTCAGGCACTGGAATCTTGCTTGCTGTGACAATTATTTATCAATATTTTGAGACATTTGAGAAGGAGAGGGCAACTGAGCTTGGATTTTTTGGACTTTGA